GCGAGATCGTGACGGAGGCGCTGGCGCCGGCGGTGCCTTGCAGCGTGATGACGCCGGCGCTGGTGATGAAGTCGCCAGCGGTCGCGGTGTCGGGCGTGATGCCGGTGATGGCCGGGGTGGTGATGGCAGTGTCAACGGTCTCGGTGGCCGAAGCTCCGGCGCCGGGGTTGCCGGCGATGTCCTCCACGGTGGCCGTGAAGTTGTGCGAGGCTGGCGTGACGGTGGCTGCGTAAGGGAACGACCAGACTCCCGCCGCGTCCACGAGGGCGGCGCCAAGCACGGCACCGTCCATGCTGACCGTGACGCGGCCAAGCGGGATGGCGGTGCCGGTGATGAGGAGGCCGGAGGCGCCGCTGGACACACGCTCGACGACGGGGGCAGGCGGGGGCGCGGTGAAGATGACGACGGAGAAGACAGCGGATTGCAGGCCGGTGCGACCCTGGCCGTCGGTCGCGGTGGCGGCGAAGGGATACTCGCCCTCGGGGAGCGTGGTGGCGGTATAGTCGAATGTCCATGCGCCGGTCACGCCGTCCGCCACGGCGGCACCGAGCTGACCGTCGCCGGGGAGGTCGAGGCGGAAGATTTTAACCGTGGCGCCGGGCTGTGCTGTGCCGTGGAGGGTGATTTGCGGTGTCTTGGTGATGGCGTCGGAGGCGGACAGGCCGCTGTCGGGCGTGATGCCGGTGATGACCGGCGCCGCCGGGCCGAGCAACTGGGGAAGCGAGGTGGCGAAGACGGGGCGGGGCGGGGCCTCCATCTGCGCGCCGATGTAGTAGCTGGGGTGCGGGGGCTGGTTGTAGGCGACGTTTTGCCAGGCGATGGCGAGGCGATACTGGCGGTCGTGCATGAGCGTGGTGAAGCGATGGTTTGTCGCGGCGGTGGTGGTGTAGATGCGCAGGGCGGTGTCGCCGCTCTCGGCAACGATCAACTCCTCACGCCAGTCGCCGAGGATGTCGCCGCTGAGGGCGGGGTTGGCCTTGGTGCCGTTGCCGGAGTGCACGCCGGAGGGGGCGAACAGGGAGGAGGCGCTGCTGCCGTTCCATTTGGTGATGGTGGTGCCGTCGAGGAGCTCGCGCTGGAGGTCGCCGTCCCACCAGATCATGAAGTTCATGGCGGGGCGGTTGGCGCTGATTTGCGTGAGCGTGGAGGCGTCGATGACATTGGCGGCGGCGCCCCAGACTTGGTAGCCGGGGTAGCGCGCGTCGATGTGGCCCGCGCCGGCGCGTCCGGTGTCGCCGGTGGCAGTGAGGCGGAGGAGGATTTCGCCGGTGCGGACGTCACGGAGGGAGTGGCCGTAGGGAGATTCCTCGTGGCAGACCCAGACTTGCTGGCCGGGGCGGCTGGGAATCATTTTCGAGACGTGCATGGCGTCGCCGTGGCCGAGGCCGGTGGAGTAGAGGCCGGTGCCGTCGTTGTTGACGGTCATGGAGCCGTAGATGATTTCGTCGCAGCCGTCGCCGTCCACGTCGGCGACGGTGAGGTTGTGATTGCCCTGGCCGGCGTAGGCGCTGTTGGGCTTGCCGTCGGCGCCGTTGCCGGGGGCGGCGCTGTCGAAGAGCCAGCGTTGCGTGAGCTGGCCGTCGCGCCAATCCCACGCGACGAGGAAGGTGCGCGTGTAATAGCCGCGGCACATGATGATGCTGGGACGCCTGCCGTCGAGGTAGGCGACGGCGGCGAGGTAGCGGTTCATGCGATTGCCGTAATTGTCGCCCCAGAGCGCGTTTTGGCGGGTGGCGTCGGGGTTGTCGGCGTGGTTGTCGGGGTCGCGCTGGGGCAGGTATTGGGTGGTGGCGAGCGCCGCGCCGGTGAGTCCGTCGAAGACGGTGAGGAACTCAGGGCCGCTGAGGACGTAGCCGTCGGTGGTGCGGTAGTCGGCGGCGGCGTTGCCGATTACGGTGCCGTCGCCGTCGATGGTGCCGTCGGCGGTCTTGCAGGCGAGCTCGGCTTTGCCGTCGCCGTCGAAGTCATAAACGAGATACTGCGTGTAGTGCGCGCCGGAGCGGATGTTTCTGCCGAGATCAATGCGCCAGAGGCGGGTGCCGTCGAGCTTGTAGGCGTCGAGGTAGGTGTTGCCGGTGTAGCCGGCCTGGGAGTTGTCCTTGGCGTTGGAGGGATACCACTTGACGATGATCTCGTATTCGCCGTCGCCGTCGAGGTCGCCCACGGAGCAGTCGTTTATCTCGTAGGTGCAGGTGGAGTTGTCGGGCATCGTCATGCTTCCGGGGCGCTGGAGCGCGATGCGCAGGTAAGGCTGGCTGGTGTTGATGCCCGCGGCCATGGCGAACGAGCCGTCCGCCGTCCTTTCCACGCCGTAGGTGACCGGGCGGACAGTGTAGGTGTTTTGTTTGGCGAAGTCCACCGGCGTGTCCTCGAAGCTGGTGGCGGCGGTGAGCGGCTGGGCGTTGAGTTTCACGGGCGCGCCGCCGTCGGTGCTGCGGTAGAGGTTGAAGGCGGTGCCCTCGGGGTCGGTGCCGAGGAGGCGCCAGCTTACGAAGGCCTTGGATGACGAGGCGGGCACGGCGACGACGCCGCGCCCGAGGTTTTCCATCAGGAATGGAGCCGTCTGGGCGGAGATGGCCGCAATAATTCCGGATGCGGCGAGCAGGAGGCATGACAAGAATTTCGTATTGTTCATGGGAGAAGGGCAGGGAATTGAAAAAACATCCGGGTTTATCGGACGGGATTCAGGGAATGGCAGGGTCAACTATTGTCGTGCCGCGGGCGGCACTTTATGAATGTAAAATAAAACTAAAGCAGCCGGACTTTCATTTCGCCCCTCCCCTGCCGGCAAAATCATCTACTGTCGTACAGTATGAATAAAAATCATACAGTATGAGTATAAGCGTGGGCTCCTTTATCCCGAAATCCGCGATAGGATCGAGTGGCATGGGCGACTCGCCCATGCGCTGACGGTGCGCCTTGGTTTGTGCGTCAAGCCACACGGGCGAGTCGCCCGCGCCACCCGATCCTTTTTGCGAGGCTTTCGCCTCGCCCGGCGACGGGGGCGCCGCCGCTCCGATACACGGCTATCGCGGCATCCGGCGTCAATACCGGCGCCCCGAAGCAATCAGGTTTTGCAAAGCAGCAGCGGTCTCCGCGCCGTCCTCATTCGCTCCGCGAGCGCGGGATTTTCCGGCGGCCCCGTCACGGAATGCGCAGTTGCATGCCGACGCGCAGGTCGGTCTTGCTGCGCAGCACGTCGCGGTTGGCGTTAAAGATCGCCTCGACCCGCGCGTTGGAGGCGGTGCCGTAATACTGGCGGGCGATGTTATACAGGCTGTCCCCGGCGCGCACGGTGTGGGTGCGCGCGGCCGCTTGGGGCGGCGGCGGTTGCGCGGGTTGTTGCTGCTGTTGCTGGGACTGGGAGGAGGACGCGCCGGACGGACGCGCGGGCGTGGAGACGCTTGCGTTCGGGTTTGGGTTGGGCGTGGGATCAAACGTCGCCACCGGGTAAACCTCGTTCGCGGCGGCCGGGGCGGCCTGCACGACCGTGCCTCCGTTGTTCGGCGCGGCCAGGCCGGCGGCGGCCCGGGTGGAGGTGAGCGCGGCCTGAAGTTGCTCGTTTTCGCGCTGGAGCCGCTGGAGCGCGTCGGCGTAGTCGGCGGGCGCGAGCGGGCTGGCGTCGAGCGGCCGGCCCGGCAGCGTGCGCGCGTATTCGCGCATCGACGCCTCGAGGCGCTGGCGCACGAGGTCGGACTGGGGCGAGTTGGGCTTCAACTCGCGGTATTTGCGGAAGTGGTAGATGGCGGCGATGGGGTCGTTGATGTGCTGCTGGTAGAGCAGGCCGATTTCGAGGTGCGATTCGGCGGCGTTGTTGAGGCCGCGTTTTTCCAGGACCTTGTTGAACTCCGCCAGCGCCTCCTGGTTGCGGCCCTGGCGCAGCAGCTCCTTGCCGCGGCGGTAGGCGGGCTCGTCCACCTCGGCGGTGGCCGGCGGCGAATCCCCGCGCTCGCATCCCGCCGCGAAGAGCAGCGCCGCAAGGGCCAGCAGGGCGAGGGTGAAAAAACGGTTTCGCATCGGTTCGGGAAAGGATTTGAACGAAAAAAACTTCCGCTTACTTTCGCAAGCCTGTCATCGACTGACGACCTTATTTTCAAATGTCCCTCGCCACCAAAACCGCCCTGGCCCGCGCGCGCGCCTGCATCCAGATCGAGATCGACGCGCTCGCCGAGACCGCCCGCACCCTCGACAAGTCCTTCGCCGACACCGCCCGCGCGGTCGAGGCGTCCGCCGCCGCCGGCGCCAAGCTCATTTTTTCCGGCATCGGCAAATCCGCCCACATCGCGCAAAAACTCGCGGGCACCTTCAACAGCACCGGCATCCCCTCCTGTTTCCTCGACGCCGTCCACGCGCTCCACGGCGACCTCGGGCTTTGCGCCGAGGGCGACCACGCCATCCTCGCGAGCAACAGCGGCCAGTCCGAGGAGGTGCTCCGGCTCGTGCCCGTGCTCAAGCGTTTCGGCGTGAAAATCACCGCGCTCACGAGCGCGCCGGATTCCGACCTCGCGCGCCACGCCGACCACCTGCTGCTCTACCGCGTGCCGCGCGAGGCGTGCCCGCTTGCGCTCGCGCCGACCGCCAGCACGACCGCCGCGCTCGCGCTCGGGGACGCGCTGGCGATGGTGCTGCTCCAGAGCCGCGGCGTCACGCGCGAGGATTTTGCGCGCTACCATCCGGCCGGCAACCTCGGGCGCCTGCTGCTGCTGAAGGTGCGCGACATCATGCGCACCGGCGACCGTCTGCCGGTGATGCGCGACACCGGTTCGCTCCAGAACGCGATTCTGGCCATGACCGCCGCGAAGTCCGGAAGCATCGCGCTCACGCATCCGGGGACGGGCAAGCTCACCGGCATCCTCACCGACGGCGATTTCCGCCGCAGCGCGCTCACCGGGCCGGGATTTTTGGAAAAACCGGTGTCCGCGTTCATGACCCGCGCGCCGAAGGTCATCGGCGAGGATGCGCTCGGCGTGGAAGCGGTGCGCATGTTCGAGGCCCACAAGATCGACGACCTCATCGTGGTGGACCGCGCCGGCCGCCCGGTCGGCCTCGTGGACGGCCAGGATTTGCCGAAGCTGAAGGTGGTGTAAGACCAATTCCGAACCAATTTCAGACTTATCAAGCTAGGGCGAGGCGTCCCGCCGAGCCGTTGCAGGCCCACGGCTCGGCGGGACGCCTCGCCCTACCCAAAAGAGGGTCTCCAAGCACTCACCAGTCCTGGGCTTTCGCGATGGCCTCCCAGGAGGCGCGCACCTCGGGCGGGAGCGGCTGAGCGGCGAGCCAAGTGACGGCGAGGGAGTTGCATGACGCCGCCGACGCTGCCAACCCGCCGCCATCGCAGTCAACGCACGCAAACCGGCGCTCCCCGGAAATTTGCGCGTCTCTTGGCCAAAGGTGCGGGCAAAGAACCATGCCCGTGTGGTTGTTTTCCACGGTCGTCCTGCAAAAAGTGGGCAAAACCTTCCCCCTCCGTCCCCCGTCCCGGTCGTTGCCCGCTTGATATGATTATTTCCAGCCGCCTTTTACAATCCTGCCGTACCCTTGCCGGCGCGGGCATTTTTGTGTTCGCTTTTGTCGCCGCACCGGCGGATGCGGCCGAGCTTTTCTGGTCGGGACGCGAGTCCGCCGACTGGTCGAACCCGCGAAACTGGAACTCGCATGTTCCGGCCACGCCGGACGCAGCCCCGCAGCACCTGAATTTTGACCGGCATTCCGCCAAGCCCTCCGCCTTCAGTCCGAATCTCGACACCGACCTCACCGCCGCCTCGCTGCGCTTTCACGGCGGCGATTTCACGCTCGGGTCGTCCGCGAACAAAAAACTTTCGCTGCTCCTCAACAGCACCATCGATGCAGACGCCACCATCGTGAACATCGTCGGCGGCAACACGATCAACCACGACGTGGCGTTCACCGGCGGCGTCAACAACGCCCGCGCCGTTTACGTGGACAGCGGCACGCTGCGGTTTGGCGCGGGCGCGACGCTCGACTTCAGCGGCATGCTGAAGGAGGGCGTCGGCCTTGCCCTCACGCATGTTTACGTGGCCGGCGGCGCGCGGCTGGTTTCCGACGGCGCCGTGAAGGCCGCAGGCACGCGGGGCGCGGGCACCAGCGTCGCGCTGCTCAAGACCGGCGGCGGCACCTGGACGATCAACAGCGACAACAACGACCTCTCGCTCCTGACCAATTTCCGCATCCAGGAAGGAGCCCTCGACATCACCCGGCCCGGCGGCCTCGGCGCCACGAGCATCGGCTGCTCGGGCGACGGGCACCGCGCCATCTACATCAACACCCCCGGCGGCACGCTCGCCGCGTCGTTCAACTTCATCGCGGGCGGCTCCAATTCCAGCCTCACCATCGGCACCCAGCTCGCCTCCGGCACCGTGAGCTTCACCGGAGCCATGGCGCTTTCCTCCGCCGGCATCGCCGACACGGACAGCCGCGCCACCCGGTTCGCCGCGCCCGAAGGCGCGACCGTGGTGGTGGGCGGAGTCATCGGCGACTCGCACGCCACCAACGCCAACCGGCAGGGCGGCATCGACAAGACCGGCGGCGGCGCGCTCATCCTCACCGGCAACAACACCTACACCCAAGGCACCACCGTCAGCTCGGGCACGGTGTTTTTCAACAACGCCGCCTCATCCTCCGGCAACGGCGCCGTCATCGTGAAGGAGGGCGCGTCCATCGCGGGCTGGAGCGACGTCAACGCCGGCGGCAGAATCGTCGGCACCGTCGTCACCGGCGGCACCACCGCCACCATCATCCCCGGCAACGGCGACCATGCGGCCGCGACGCCGCTCGGCGCGACCCGCCTCACCATCGGCGGCAATCTCGATGTCACCGCCGGCGCGCGCATCCATGTCAACAGTTCAACCAGCCTCCAAGTCATGGCCACCGGGACACTGATCGGCGCCGCCTCCTCCCGCGTGATTGTTGACTTCACCGGGTCGGCCTTCGCCGGGGGCGCCCTGCCGGCGGACGTGTTGCTGGTGAGCTTTGCGTCCGCCTCGGGGATCGACGCCTCGGCATTCAGCGCCGCCGGTCTCCCGGCCGGACGGACGGCGACCTTTTCCATCGCGAACGGCAACAGGCTCAGGGTGTCCTTCGCCGACCCATAGGCCGTTTCCCCTCCGTCCGCAAAACGCCCGATTTCAACCCATCCCGTTTTATGAAAACCCGTCCCTCTTCCGCCCTGCTTCCGCGCCGCGTCCCCCTTTCTCTGTTCCTGCTGCTTTCCGTCCTCGGCCTTCAACTCCCCGGGCTTCTCTCCGCCGCGCCGCTCTTCGAGAGCATGCTGCTTTTTCCCGGCAGCGAAAACGACCGGCCCAACTACCGCATCCCCTCGCTCGCCCGCGCGAAAAACGGCGACCTCCTCGCCATCGTGGAGAAGCGCAACAGCGGCATCGGCGACGTGGGCGACACCGACATCGTCATGCGCCGCAGCACCGACAACGGCCGGACCTGGGGCGAAATCGAAACCATCTT
This genomic stretch from Termitidicoccus mucosus harbors:
- a CDS encoding autotransporter-associated beta strand repeat-containing protein; translation: MFAFVAAPADAAELFWSGRESADWSNPRNWNSHVPATPDAAPQHLNFDRHSAKPSAFSPNLDTDLTAASLRFHGGDFTLGSSANKKLSLLLNSTIDADATIVNIVGGNTINHDVAFTGGVNNARAVYVDSGTLRFGAGATLDFSGMLKEGVGLALTHVYVAGGARLVSDGAVKAAGTRGAGTSVALLKTGGGTWTINSDNNDLSLLTNFRIQEGALDITRPGGLGATSIGCSGDGHRAIYINTPGGTLAASFNFIAGGSNSSLTIGTQLASGTVSFTGAMALSSAGIADTDSRATRFAAPEGATVVVGGVIGDSHATNANRQGGIDKTGGGALILTGNNTYTQGTTVSSGTVFFNNAASSSGNGAVIVKEGASIAGWSDVNAGGRIVGTVVTGGTTATIIPGNGDHAAATPLGATRLTIGGNLDVTAGARIHVNSSTSLQVMATGTLIGAASSRVIVDFTGSAFAGGALPADVLLVSFASASGIDASAFSAAGLPAGRTATFSIANGNRLRVSFADP
- a CDS encoding Cell division protein CpoB, with protein sequence MRNRFFTLALLALAALLFAAGCERGDSPPATAEVDEPAYRRGKELLRQGRNQEALAEFNKVLEKRGLNNAAESHLEIGLLYQQHINDPIAAIYHFRKYRELKPNSPQSDLVRQRLEASMREYARTLPGRPLDASPLAPADYADALQRLQRENEQLQAALTSTRAAAGLAAPNNGGTVVQAAPAAANEVYPVATFDPTPNPNPNASVSTPARPSGASSSQSQQQQQQPAQPPPPQAAARTHTVRAGDSLYNIARQYYGTASNARVEAIFNANRDVLRSKTDLRVGMQLRIP
- a CDS encoding KpsF/GutQ family sugar-phosphate isomerase, whose protein sequence is MSLATKTALARARACIQIEIDALAETARTLDKSFADTARAVEASAAAGAKLIFSGIGKSAHIAQKLAGTFNSTGIPSCFLDAVHALHGDLGLCAEGDHAILASNSGQSEEVLRLVPVLKRFGVKITALTSAPDSDLARHADHLLLYRVPREACPLALAPTASTTAALALGDALAMVLLQSRGVTREDFARYHPAGNLGRLLLLKVRDIMRTGDRLPVMRDTGSLQNAILAMTAAKSGSIALTHPGTGKLTGILTDGDFRRSALTGPGFLEKPVSAFMTRAPKVIGEDALGVEAVRMFEAHKIDDLIVVDRAGRPVGLVDGQDLPKLKVV